The following nucleotide sequence is from Columba livia isolate bColLiv1 breed racing homer chromosome 13, bColLiv1.pat.W.v2, whole genome shotgun sequence.
CGAGCCCTTGTCCTAAGCTCCCCATGGTCTCCCCATTTCTTAACTTATCATCATCATCCAGCTCCTGTTCCCTCTATCTGAACTGGTCTTGAACAAAgagttcttttgttttgcttctctcttATCCCCAAACTAAGTAAATTTTAAGAGGAGTTTTCAGCTCTCCTGTCCTTCGTGGAGTCAGGTGAGATGTTGAGGAGAGTGTTTTCTGTGGTGCCGAGGTGCAAAAGTAGAGCAGTTTATAGGCTTCTAACAGTATCAATCTATAGGGTTGTTACTGTTGCTTCTGCAAGGACAGAAGGGTGAAGCAATCTTACTATTGCCACCAATCTTACAGattgagaaaatgtatttctgcatcTTAGTGACAAATTTGGACCTCTCGGGGCACACATTCAGACACTGTGTTGAAGACCCCACAGTGTAACCATTTCCCTAAAGTCTATGTTTTCCTAAATGCAACCTAAGTATTTGCAATGCTAAAGCTTTGCAAGGCAGTACTTGGTCACACTATTGGTTAAACGCGTTCACTCTGGCTGTACAGTTTGCTCTGCTTCCCTCTGTGTTTCCAAATTGTCccactgttcatttttttcccacgACACTCAGCCTTTCCTGAATCACCTCTGCCCATATCAGACCTGAGAAATACTGACAGTTGTGCATGGCACTTGCCTTCACTCTAGCAACCACTGATAAACAAAGGAGCAGTTCATTGCCTCCTCTGCTGAAAGGTGACGGGTGCTCAGCAGCCTCCTGGGACAGGATGGCAGCCAGTCCCGCTGGGCAGCAGGACATTACTGTGCAAGGAAATAGGGCACCCGGTAAAAAGTTCACATCGTGTTGTCTGAAGCAGCCCTGAGCAAACAGACAGAAGAGGCCTGTAAGGTTCTCTGTAGATAAATATAAGATAATGCATCTAAAGAAAATTACCTAAACGTGGTCTGCAGAGTGCTGAACTGGAACCCGGCAGTTGCACTGTAGGACAGATCGCAGGGTGTTAATGATTGTCCTCTGGAGACGTGGGCTCTGCAGGCCAGGGCACCTGAGAAGCAACAGAGCGCGGTGCATTGCAGGAGGAGCACCGGGCAGGGCAGTGGCAGCTGTTCAGCTGCTATACAACCCCCGGTGCACTCGTGTCGAGTGCTGCATGGAGGTCTAGTCACTGCATCACAAGGTGGAGGGGAACGTCCAGAGAAGGGCAGCTGGTACAAAAAGGGAGCGGTGCCGCTGCTGATACAGGACATCAAAAGTCTGGGAGGTGGGTTtgagaagggaacagagggGCAGAACTGAGGTTTGCAGTGGCATGAGGCAGCACACAAGCTGAATGCCGAAcactttgaaaaaaacccagagcaCAGGAAAAAGTGGCAGTTGTGAAAATTAGACAGTGCTCCGTTTCCAACAGGTGCAAACAAGTACTTGTTATATGGCAGATGGGGAACTTCAGGATCTTGTCGCCACTGGGTGTTGCGGGGAGAGTGTCCGTGTGAACAGAAACGGAGAAGGGACACGGGTGAACAACAGGTCCGTGAACCGGCCCGACGGGGCGGGAGCGACACCTGAACAGGTCCCCGGGGCGGGGAAGGGCGCGGCCCCAGCCGCTCACCGCCCTCGGGAGCGCCCCGGCAGGGCTGAGCCGAGCCCCAGGTGGAGGGACCGGCGGTCACCCCGGCCCGGCGCGACCCCGTACCGCGCTGGCACCAGCCCCGAGTCGAGCGCCCcgcggcgcggcccggccctTCGCCCCCAGCGCCGGAGGAGCCGgaccgggccgggccgcggcggAGCGGAGCAGCCCCCGAGCCCCGCAGACTGGACgcgccggggcgggcgggcggtgAGGGGAAGCAGGCGGGTGTGCGGGGCCCGGGcgggggacgggacggggctCGGTGTGGGGCGGGTGGGTGTGAGGGGCCCGGGCGGGTCGCTGCTATCGCCTCTAGCCCCGCCTCCGTCTCTCCTCAGCAGGGCGCCCGGAGCAGCGCTGGAGGGGCCGCCGGGAAGCCGCGCCGCCGCGCCGGGGCTGCTGGAGTGCGGTCGCTGCCGGTACCTGCGCACGGCCAGGGGTGAGCGAGGAGGGAGGGGCCGCGGGACCCCGCGGTGGCTGCGGGAGCCGCTGCCTTTGTCCCGCTGGAGCGGCGCGCCCGGCCAGGGAGAGGTTCCTTCCTGGCCGGACCGCTGGGGCCCGGCCGTGCCCGCCCGGCCCCACCGCCGCCCTTCCCTCCAGCCTGCTGCCAGATGGTGGAAGCGCTGCTCGCCGTGCTGATCCTGGTCTGCAGCTCCGTGTCCTGCGGCCCGACGGGAGGTTACACGGGCCTGCCCAGCCTGGGCGGCATCTACTACTACCAGTACGGCGGGGCTTACAGCGGCTTCAGCGGCGCCGACGGGGACCGGGCCCGGCAGCTGGACCAGCGCTTCCAGCTGCTGAAGGTGCCGATTGCCAGGGCAGCGATGGCCGTGGGAGGGGGGCTCCTGGTCTTCTCTTGCACACTTATTTTGGTTGGTGTTCTACAGTTACCATGGCGTTTCCCAGCATGGCTGCTACTTGAATGCATCCTGGACATAATGGTTGCAATTGGCATCGTGCCTGCTCTCTactatttcttccattttctgctgGAGGTTTATAATTCATCAGTGTGCAAAGAGAGAGAGCAGCTTTATCAAAGCAAAGGCTACCAGGGCTTCAGGTGCAGCCTGCACGGGGCAGAGATCGCTGCCGGCCTCTCGGGCTGCGTGGCCGTCCTGGCGTACCTGCTGAGCGGAGGCCTGGCTGTCTGGGGCTACAGGACAGttcacaaactgaaacagaagcCAGAACAATTATATGAGCTTTAGAATGATTCCTCCACTCCACTAATGGTAAAGATTTTTCCTTGCTCCTGGGCAGCGCATCCTTAGTGCTGCAGCAGAACACACATTGAACGCAGCTCTAAATACGTCAGAGTCAAGCTGTTCCTAACTTGAGTTTGCATTACTGAATTAGTAGTAGACACAAAGTTAGTCCAATGGCTTGTCTTCATCTGCTGGCGCCCTCTTAGCAGAGGACTGTCCTCATGGAGCTGAGCAGCAAACTGCCTGCATCCCACGCAGCCTTGCGCACAGCATCTCACCTCTGCCATGTCTTGTTCTCCTCCAAGGAGATCCTGCTACGAGTGCTGCTGTTACACACGCTGCTGATGAACAGCTTTATGTAGCTCTTTGCAAAGGGCATGTGGCTGCTCATGGAGAACAGAGCTCTGAAAAATGAGGGACTGAGGCCCATGGTTGTGGCAGCTCATTATTGCTTTCTTGTAGGTCTCTTAGAACTAATGGGGCAGTTTGAATGTGGCATTTATAGAGCTGTCAGAGAATCCTGAAATAAACTTGCAAAATGATGAATACACTCAGCCTCGGTTGTGACACAATGTCTTTTCAAACTCTCCTGGAGAGGGCACAGTTTTGTATGAAATGGTCTTTTACATAATTGGTATACAAcagttttgcttaaaaaagaTGCCCAGAATTGAGAGAATCAGCCAAAACTTTAACagttcaagcaggtggtttaagatagaaatacattgttttcaaatacattttaaatgtacaaGTTGGGGAAATGAGATGCTGCtcttgtattatttatttttagaaaaggtaaaatttacttaaaaaaaagcttatttagGAAATTTAACAGGGAAAAGTAGTACTGGAATCACAAAATCAAACCTCAGAATAAAGTGTCACTTTAGAGCAGTGTCCACGATGTGCATGGTCCGTATAAGGATGGAACCACCACTGGCTTCACAGGTCAGTTCTgcccatattaaaaaaaaagcaaaaaacgacaacaaaacaccacaaaaaacaaccaaccaaccaaataaagaCTCCAAAACCCAACCACCAACCTAAACACACAAGAAACATGCTTTGTCTTGGATATACCTCTGGTTTCACTGGCACCAGCGACTAAATCCTCAGTTACCAAACCCCATGGAACATTGTTGGAACTAGAGATGCAACAGTAAACCAAATGCTAACTAGAAAACACACCAGGTACTGGGGGCGGTTTGATTTCTCTCGATGCACTGAGTGTTTCAGCACAGGGATGGACGTGGACACTCCACTGTGGTCCTGTTTCTTCTAATGGTTCTGCATCTCCTGCGTGCTGCAGCTCCTTCCAGAGACCCACGCTACCATTTAGAGCGAGTTCATGGGgcaggattcagaaagctgccTAACAACTGGTATTGTGAACTGCGCCCTCACAGTGTTCTGCAAGTCGCTTTTGTGGGACGGCGGGTGGGGAAGCGGCAGAGCTGGGCGAGGAGACGCGGCCACGCAGCTGCTGCTCACACCGTGTCCGACTGCGACGCTGCACAAACTCCCTCCAGCCCAGTAATGGAATCAGAATGTATAGTCGGATGAAAGTAAAAATCTTTATTGCTAGGTCGGCTGAAAAGTTGATGCAAAAATATTCTTCCTTCTTGGACTGCTCTATACATCTGAATAAAGAATCAATGGAATAGTGTTTTCCAGCCATCTTACGTTACTTGCCTCTCCAAAGCAACACAAACACAGGCCACAGTGCTGAAGGTGCATTCAGTGGACACCCTACTCCAATACACGATAAAAATGGGGATAATTATAGGTGCATGCCAGAGTGGGATACATAAAatattctcctttttaaaacaaaaatcatgaAAAAAGAGTATTTAATAAACAGTTGGTACACTGCAATATTTCTTTAACATGCACTGGGTCATATGAGTCCAATTAAAAAAAGGTAgcatttcaaaatgtgaaaaaaaagaggaaaaaacacactTGAGTCTTCAGGCAGCAATGGGACAGCAGACAACAACTGCGCAAAACCAAAGAGGTGAACACACGTACTGCCTGAAGACAGCCTTTGGCAAGGGACAGGAAAGCCGTCACCTGCAGGAGCGTGGACACTCCGGAACGTCCCAGGCACGAGGAGCAGCATTGCGGCCTCGCAGCCTGTCCCCAACGAATCCCTGTTACAGGACTGACCCCTGAACTGAGGGTTCTGATCAGGTCCTGGCCATCTGTGGTGCTGCCTCCACCACGTTCCTGGTGCTGGGAACAACTTGGAGCTTGTCCCTTATCCTCAATATTTGGGCCCCGACTACTCATCACTGACTATAACCTTTATGGGTTCCTTTTGCACAAGCCTTTCTGGACAGGACAGGGCAGACAGGTCAGTGCCTTTAAAGTACCTGTTCTCAGTGAGCATGCTCGTCAGCAGAGCGGGAGTCACTGAAGACGTGGACAAACCGACTCACCAGACTAACCGGCAGGTGGCAGCATGGAGCAGCCAAGTCTCTTATGGCTGTTACCCACGTCTGGCATCACCAGCAGGGACAAGAGCACCGGACGAGCCCAGGCTGAGAACCTCTCTCTAATAGCAAGTCTGTTCGTGAACGGGACGTTCTTAGTGACGTGGCTGTGTGCAGATGATGTGTCACCTGTGCAAGAGCCACATACCAAATCAGGGAAGAGACTGAAGAACAGGAAGAGAACTGGGAAAACACTTTCCATCCCCTGCTACGAGTCCTGCACTAGACTTGCTCATTCATACCTGTTGCACCCACAGCAGCGCTC
It contains:
- the MARVELD3 gene encoding MARVEL domain-containing protein 3; the protein is MVEALLAVLILVCSSVSCGPTGGYTGLPSLGGIYYYQYGGAYSGFSGADGDRARQLDQRFQLLKLPWRFPAWLLLECILDIMVAIGIVPALYYFFHFLLEVYNSSVCKEREQLYQSKGYQGFRCSLHGAEIAAGLSGCVAVLAYLLSGGLAVWGYRTVHKLKQKPEQLYEL